The following are encoded in a window of Onthophagus taurus isolate NC chromosome 3, IU_Otau_3.0, whole genome shotgun sequence genomic DNA:
- the LOC111422510 gene encoding putative leucine-rich repeat-containing protein DDB_G0290503 isoform X3, translated as MPKTDKKKKKDNLETRLVTNDNASIFWSDLSVAVQILLPVALIALLFSKKIKIQPTINYVTGLWPSVTQKQRLLTWLSDKIPYATTVPKRISQFWKDGSLLCTLINTVIPGACPNPQRHWKQPPIHAQALIYKYFGLEPVLTSSDFNEKALSLSDESKFCNYLISLKELIAKRTIDLESLTFTNKYIARGMGLIVGERNKTSTFYLYPNIDVEKLDDIHISIKGPYNSYGKRCLSSVEMSKNAKRLAKLRRDLEIERKQLTFTSKTQKSFFKPLFEYVLPKYQKLGDISIETTMEKDRAKISFVPKHSGMYELLLTCNDEHIYGSPFGIRVVKDYEEKIVCKNIGFVDESVDLEENKIFLKLDQNNNEDDLIGKIEMEIIQDKKEEKEGTTILVEEVKIEKDYRFDDDKEFEMIYNQNISENENEKNDDVKNEEENEINSRKEEEIKKVDLETMENQENVLIESLSTNKLDEEAKIEEEEPEFLLNTPSETNLNFSDSDDPKSIFSPNIDSEITEDSSKIPEDLTDSDKKNVTEESDDESLKLINDSGFVSCTTSIKDLRELYETTKTSPVLKNIEQEVIKSDSINDSILPREEKISTPEITEKIVNDLDFESTDLDHDFFGVNVFEMKLKFERKIQETKKSQYSRINRGLIKKSNLDFTQSMPNLTIGKDDYEKESFLSYDDKTNEFLMQFKEKKQFWDRLVETGSCVSLNSNVPSIENGFKLKFDKKINNTLSLNNIENNEPKVIRSNKVFDRIKIFDQNFNSEKHTSLLKKTKKNIEFYQSVKNSEGIANIHDLMHDLPVNEEDINFMEESRQRFESARHYFRSIEQINLVGSNKKSEPQRSISMKTLHQFSLDNLYQDNPFNKIQNGSSLRGSLNREGMAETLASISSTESGLERDFDDENIDLEYFQLRKKSKRRKSVKSLFENLNY; from the exons ATGCCAAAAACCgataagaagaagaaaaaag ataATTTGGAAACAAGGCTTGTCACAAACGACAATGCCTCGATTTTTTGGTCAGATCTATCCGTAGCGGTCCAAATATTACTTCCGGTCGCTTTAATAGCCTTgttattttcgaaaaaaattaaaatccaaCCAACTATTAATTATGTAACAg GTTTATGGCCATCGGTAACTCAAAAACAGCGTCTTCTAACATGGTTAAGCGACAAAATCCCGTATGCTACGACGGTTCCGAAGAGGATATCGCAATTTTGGAAGGACGGCTCATTATTGTGCACCCTCATTAATACGGTTATTCCTGGGGCGTGCCCTAATCCTCAAAGACACTGGAAACAACCCCCGATACATGCCCAAGCTTTGATCTATAAATATTTCGGATTAGAGCCg gtTTTAACATCGTCCGACTTCAACGAAAAAGCTTTGAGTTTAAGTGATGAAAGTAAGTTTTGTAACTATTTGATATCGCTGAAAGAATTGATTGCGAAGCGAACGATTGATTTGGAATCTTTAACATTCACAAACAAATACATCGCTAGAGGGATGGGGTTAATCGTCGGGGAGCGTAATAAAACATCGACCTTTTATTTGTACCCAAACATTGACGTGGAAAAGCTCGACGATATCCACATAAGCATAAAGGGGCCGTATAATTCGTACGGAAAACGTTGCTTATCCTCCGTGGAGATGTCCAAAAACGCCAAGCGCTTAGCCAAGTTAAGGAGGGACCTTGAAATCGAACGGAAACAATTAACATTTACAAGCAAGACgcaaaaatcgttttttaagcCGCTTTTCGAGTACGTTTTGCCGAAATACCAAAAGTTAGGGGACATATCAATCGAGACAACGATGGAAAAAGATCGGGCTAAGATTAGTTTTGTTCCAAAACATTCCGGGATGTACGAATTGTTATTAACTTGCAACGATGAACACATTTATGGATCTCCGTTTGGAATTCGCGTTGTGAAGGATTACGAGGAAAAAATCGTTTGCAAAAACATCGGATTTGTCGACGAATCCGTGGATTTAGAGGAgaacaagatttttttgaaattggatCAAAACAACAACGAAGATGATTTAATTGGAAAGATAGAAATGGAAATTATCCAAgataaaaaggaagaaaaagaaggaacaacaattttagttgaagaagtaaaaattgaaaaagattaTCGTTTCGATGATGATAAAGAgttcgaaatgatttataatcaaaatataagCGAAAATGAGAacgaaaaaaatgatgatgtaAAAAACGAGgaagaaaacgaaataaattcccgaaaagaagaagaaatcaaaaaagttgATTTAGAAACGATGGAGAATCaagaaaacgttttaattGAATCATTAAGCACGAATAAATTAGACGAAGAAGCCAAAATAGAGGAAGAAGAACCCGAATTTCTTCTAAACACCCCCTCAGAGACCAATTTAAACTTTTCAGACAGCGATGACccaaaaagtattttttcccCAAATATCGATTCAGAAATAACCGAAGATTCCTCAAAAATCCCGGAAGACTTAACCGATTccgacaaaaaaaatgtaaccgAAGAAAGCGACGatgaatcattaaaattaattaacgacTCCGGATTTGTTTCTTGTACAACTTCGATTAAAGATTTACGCGAGCTTTACGAAACGACCAAAACTTCCCcggtattaaaaaatatcgagCAAGAAGTTATTAAATCCGATTCAATAAACGATTCGATTCTTCCCCGAGAAGAAAAGATTTCTACCCCAGAAATAACCGAAAAAATCGTCAACGATTTAGATTTCGAATCAACCGATTTAGACCACGATTTTTTTGGAGTAAACGTGTTcgagatgaaattaaaatttgagaGGAAAATCCAAGAAACGAAAAAATCCCAATACAGCAGAATCAACCGTGggttaatcaaaaaatcgaaCCTTGATTTCACCCAAAGTATGCCTAATTTGACCATCGGGAAAGACGACTACGAAAAAGAGAGCTTTTTAAGTTACGACGATAAAACGAACGaatttttaatgcaatttaAAGAGAAGAAACAATTTTGGGATCGTTTAGTTGAAACGGGAAGTTGCGTAAGTTTAAATTCGAACGTCCCATCGATTGAAAatggatttaaattaaaatttgataaaaaaattaataacacttTATCGTTGAATAACATCGAAAATAACGAACCAAAAGTAATACGATCTAACAAAGTTTTCGatcgtattaaaattttcgatcaaaattttaattcggaAAAACACACCTcgcttttaaaaaaaaccaaaaaaaatatcgaattTTATCAATCGGTAAAAAATTCTGAAGGAATCGCGAATATTCACGATTTAATGCACGATTTACCAGTAAACGAggaagatattaattttatggaaGAATCGCGACAACGTTTCGAAAGTGCGCGACATTACTTTCGATCGATAGAACAGATTAATTTGGTTGgatcaaacaaaaaatcagAACCGCAACGAAGCATCAGTATGAAAACGTTACATCAATTTTCCTTAGATAACCTCTATCAAGACAACCCTTTTAATAAGATTCAAAACGGATCTTCGCTTAGGGGCTCGTTAAATAGGGAAGGTATGGCCGAAACTTTAGCCTCAATATCAAGCACCGAAAGTGGACTTGAACGAGATTTCGACGATGAAAACATCGATTTGGAATATTTTCAATTGAGGAAAAAATCGAAACGAAGGAAAAGCGTTAAATCACTCTTCGAGAACCTTAATTATTAA
- the LOC111422510 gene encoding putative leucine-rich repeat-containing protein DDB_G0290503 isoform X2: MLFWEERCYDSDCLVKKNWMSSKFDNLETRLVTNDNASIFWSDLSVAVQILLPVALIALLFSKKIKIQPTINYVTGLWPSVTQKQRLLTWLSDKIPYATTVPKRISQFWKDGSLLCTLINTVIPGACPNPQRHWKQPPIHAQALIYKYFGLEPVLTSSDFNEKALSLSDESKFCNYLISLKELIAKRTIDLESLTFTNKYIARGMGLIVGERNKTSTFYLYPNIDVEKLDDIHISIKGPYNSYGKRCLSSVEMSKNAKRLAKLRRDLEIERKQLTFTSKTQKSFFKPLFEYVLPKYQKLGDISIETTMEKDRAKISFVPKHSGMYELLLTCNDEHIYGSPFGIRVVKDYEEKIVCKNIGFVDESVDLEENKIFLKLDQNNNEDDLIGKIEMEIIQDKKEEKEGTTILVEEVKIEKDYRFDDDKEFEMIYNQNISENENEKNDDVKNEEENEINSRKEEEIKKVDLETMENQENVLIESLSTNKLDEEAKIEEEEPEFLLNTPSETNLNFSDSDDPKSIFSPNIDSEITEDSSKIPEDLTDSDKKNVTEESDDESLKLINDSGFVSCTTSIKDLRELYETTKTSPVLKNIEQEVIKSDSINDSILPREEKISTPEITEKIVNDLDFESTDLDHDFFGVNVFEMKLKFERKIQETKKSQYSRINRGLIKKSNLDFTQSMPNLTIGKDDYEKESFLSYDDKTNEFLMQFKEKKQFWDRLVETGSCVSLNSNVPSIENGFKLKFDKKINNTLSLNNIENNEPKVIRSNKVFDRIKIFDQNFNSEKHTSLLKKTKKNIEFYQSVKNSEGIANIHDLMHDLPVNEEDINFMEESRQRFESARHYFRSIEQINLVGSNKKSEPQRSISMKTLHQFSLDNLYQDNPFNKIQNGSSLRGSLNREGMAETLASISSTESGLERDFDDENIDLEYFQLRKKSKRRKSVKSLFENLNY, from the exons ataATTTGGAAACAAGGCTTGTCACAAACGACAATGCCTCGATTTTTTGGTCAGATCTATCCGTAGCGGTCCAAATATTACTTCCGGTCGCTTTAATAGCCTTgttattttcgaaaaaaattaaaatccaaCCAACTATTAATTATGTAACAg GTTTATGGCCATCGGTAACTCAAAAACAGCGTCTTCTAACATGGTTAAGCGACAAAATCCCGTATGCTACGACGGTTCCGAAGAGGATATCGCAATTTTGGAAGGACGGCTCATTATTGTGCACCCTCATTAATACGGTTATTCCTGGGGCGTGCCCTAATCCTCAAAGACACTGGAAACAACCCCCGATACATGCCCAAGCTTTGATCTATAAATATTTCGGATTAGAGCCg gtTTTAACATCGTCCGACTTCAACGAAAAAGCTTTGAGTTTAAGTGATGAAAGTAAGTTTTGTAACTATTTGATATCGCTGAAAGAATTGATTGCGAAGCGAACGATTGATTTGGAATCTTTAACATTCACAAACAAATACATCGCTAGAGGGATGGGGTTAATCGTCGGGGAGCGTAATAAAACATCGACCTTTTATTTGTACCCAAACATTGACGTGGAAAAGCTCGACGATATCCACATAAGCATAAAGGGGCCGTATAATTCGTACGGAAAACGTTGCTTATCCTCCGTGGAGATGTCCAAAAACGCCAAGCGCTTAGCCAAGTTAAGGAGGGACCTTGAAATCGAACGGAAACAATTAACATTTACAAGCAAGACgcaaaaatcgttttttaagcCGCTTTTCGAGTACGTTTTGCCGAAATACCAAAAGTTAGGGGACATATCAATCGAGACAACGATGGAAAAAGATCGGGCTAAGATTAGTTTTGTTCCAAAACATTCCGGGATGTACGAATTGTTATTAACTTGCAACGATGAACACATTTATGGATCTCCGTTTGGAATTCGCGTTGTGAAGGATTACGAGGAAAAAATCGTTTGCAAAAACATCGGATTTGTCGACGAATCCGTGGATTTAGAGGAgaacaagatttttttgaaattggatCAAAACAACAACGAAGATGATTTAATTGGAAAGATAGAAATGGAAATTATCCAAgataaaaaggaagaaaaagaaggaacaacaattttagttgaagaagtaaaaattgaaaaagattaTCGTTTCGATGATGATAAAGAgttcgaaatgatttataatcaaaatataagCGAAAATGAGAacgaaaaaaatgatgatgtaAAAAACGAGgaagaaaacgaaataaattcccgaaaagaagaagaaatcaaaaaagttgATTTAGAAACGATGGAGAATCaagaaaacgttttaattGAATCATTAAGCACGAATAAATTAGACGAAGAAGCCAAAATAGAGGAAGAAGAACCCGAATTTCTTCTAAACACCCCCTCAGAGACCAATTTAAACTTTTCAGACAGCGATGACccaaaaagtattttttcccCAAATATCGATTCAGAAATAACCGAAGATTCCTCAAAAATCCCGGAAGACTTAACCGATTccgacaaaaaaaatgtaaccgAAGAAAGCGACGatgaatcattaaaattaattaacgacTCCGGATTTGTTTCTTGTACAACTTCGATTAAAGATTTACGCGAGCTTTACGAAACGACCAAAACTTCCCcggtattaaaaaatatcgagCAAGAAGTTATTAAATCCGATTCAATAAACGATTCGATTCTTCCCCGAGAAGAAAAGATTTCTACCCCAGAAATAACCGAAAAAATCGTCAACGATTTAGATTTCGAATCAACCGATTTAGACCACGATTTTTTTGGAGTAAACGTGTTcgagatgaaattaaaatttgagaGGAAAATCCAAGAAACGAAAAAATCCCAATACAGCAGAATCAACCGTGggttaatcaaaaaatcgaaCCTTGATTTCACCCAAAGTATGCCTAATTTGACCATCGGGAAAGACGACTACGAAAAAGAGAGCTTTTTAAGTTACGACGATAAAACGAACGaatttttaatgcaatttaAAGAGAAGAAACAATTTTGGGATCGTTTAGTTGAAACGGGAAGTTGCGTAAGTTTAAATTCGAACGTCCCATCGATTGAAAatggatttaaattaaaatttgataaaaaaattaataacacttTATCGTTGAATAACATCGAAAATAACGAACCAAAAGTAATACGATCTAACAAAGTTTTCGatcgtattaaaattttcgatcaaaattttaattcggaAAAACACACCTcgcttttaaaaaaaaccaaaaaaaatatcgaattTTATCAATCGGTAAAAAATTCTGAAGGAATCGCGAATATTCACGATTTAATGCACGATTTACCAGTAAACGAggaagatattaattttatggaaGAATCGCGACAACGTTTCGAAAGTGCGCGACATTACTTTCGATCGATAGAACAGATTAATTTGGTTGgatcaaacaaaaaatcagAACCGCAACGAAGCATCAGTATGAAAACGTTACATCAATTTTCCTTAGATAACCTCTATCAAGACAACCCTTTTAATAAGATTCAAAACGGATCTTCGCTTAGGGGCTCGTTAAATAGGGAAGGTATGGCCGAAACTTTAGCCTCAATATCAAGCACCGAAAGTGGACTTGAACGAGATTTCGACGATGAAAACATCGATTTGGAATATTTTCAATTGAGGAAAAAATCGAAACGAAGGAAAAGCGTTAAATCACTCTTCGAGAACCTTAATTATTAA
- the LOC111422510 gene encoding putative leucine-rich repeat-containing protein DDB_G0290503 isoform X1 — protein sequence MYSLKTCMKIGTTIAAGCWELYYYQHCLYTRNRNPTQYFVHKYNLETRLVTNDNASIFWSDLSVAVQILLPVALIALLFSKKIKIQPTINYVTGLWPSVTQKQRLLTWLSDKIPYATTVPKRISQFWKDGSLLCTLINTVIPGACPNPQRHWKQPPIHAQALIYKYFGLEPVLTSSDFNEKALSLSDESKFCNYLISLKELIAKRTIDLESLTFTNKYIARGMGLIVGERNKTSTFYLYPNIDVEKLDDIHISIKGPYNSYGKRCLSSVEMSKNAKRLAKLRRDLEIERKQLTFTSKTQKSFFKPLFEYVLPKYQKLGDISIETTMEKDRAKISFVPKHSGMYELLLTCNDEHIYGSPFGIRVVKDYEEKIVCKNIGFVDESVDLEENKIFLKLDQNNNEDDLIGKIEMEIIQDKKEEKEGTTILVEEVKIEKDYRFDDDKEFEMIYNQNISENENEKNDDVKNEEENEINSRKEEEIKKVDLETMENQENVLIESLSTNKLDEEAKIEEEEPEFLLNTPSETNLNFSDSDDPKSIFSPNIDSEITEDSSKIPEDLTDSDKKNVTEESDDESLKLINDSGFVSCTTSIKDLRELYETTKTSPVLKNIEQEVIKSDSINDSILPREEKISTPEITEKIVNDLDFESTDLDHDFFGVNVFEMKLKFERKIQETKKSQYSRINRGLIKKSNLDFTQSMPNLTIGKDDYEKESFLSYDDKTNEFLMQFKEKKQFWDRLVETGSCVSLNSNVPSIENGFKLKFDKKINNTLSLNNIENNEPKVIRSNKVFDRIKIFDQNFNSEKHTSLLKKTKKNIEFYQSVKNSEGIANIHDLMHDLPVNEEDINFMEESRQRFESARHYFRSIEQINLVGSNKKSEPQRSISMKTLHQFSLDNLYQDNPFNKIQNGSSLRGSLNREGMAETLASISSTESGLERDFDDENIDLEYFQLRKKSKRRKSVKSLFENLNY from the exons ataATTTGGAAACAAGGCTTGTCACAAACGACAATGCCTCGATTTTTTGGTCAGATCTATCCGTAGCGGTCCAAATATTACTTCCGGTCGCTTTAATAGCCTTgttattttcgaaaaaaattaaaatccaaCCAACTATTAATTATGTAACAg GTTTATGGCCATCGGTAACTCAAAAACAGCGTCTTCTAACATGGTTAAGCGACAAAATCCCGTATGCTACGACGGTTCCGAAGAGGATATCGCAATTTTGGAAGGACGGCTCATTATTGTGCACCCTCATTAATACGGTTATTCCTGGGGCGTGCCCTAATCCTCAAAGACACTGGAAACAACCCCCGATACATGCCCAAGCTTTGATCTATAAATATTTCGGATTAGAGCCg gtTTTAACATCGTCCGACTTCAACGAAAAAGCTTTGAGTTTAAGTGATGAAAGTAAGTTTTGTAACTATTTGATATCGCTGAAAGAATTGATTGCGAAGCGAACGATTGATTTGGAATCTTTAACATTCACAAACAAATACATCGCTAGAGGGATGGGGTTAATCGTCGGGGAGCGTAATAAAACATCGACCTTTTATTTGTACCCAAACATTGACGTGGAAAAGCTCGACGATATCCACATAAGCATAAAGGGGCCGTATAATTCGTACGGAAAACGTTGCTTATCCTCCGTGGAGATGTCCAAAAACGCCAAGCGCTTAGCCAAGTTAAGGAGGGACCTTGAAATCGAACGGAAACAATTAACATTTACAAGCAAGACgcaaaaatcgttttttaagcCGCTTTTCGAGTACGTTTTGCCGAAATACCAAAAGTTAGGGGACATATCAATCGAGACAACGATGGAAAAAGATCGGGCTAAGATTAGTTTTGTTCCAAAACATTCCGGGATGTACGAATTGTTATTAACTTGCAACGATGAACACATTTATGGATCTCCGTTTGGAATTCGCGTTGTGAAGGATTACGAGGAAAAAATCGTTTGCAAAAACATCGGATTTGTCGACGAATCCGTGGATTTAGAGGAgaacaagatttttttgaaattggatCAAAACAACAACGAAGATGATTTAATTGGAAAGATAGAAATGGAAATTATCCAAgataaaaaggaagaaaaagaaggaacaacaattttagttgaagaagtaaaaattgaaaaagattaTCGTTTCGATGATGATAAAGAgttcgaaatgatttataatcaaaatataagCGAAAATGAGAacgaaaaaaatgatgatgtaAAAAACGAGgaagaaaacgaaataaattcccgaaaagaagaagaaatcaaaaaagttgATTTAGAAACGATGGAGAATCaagaaaacgttttaattGAATCATTAAGCACGAATAAATTAGACGAAGAAGCCAAAATAGAGGAAGAAGAACCCGAATTTCTTCTAAACACCCCCTCAGAGACCAATTTAAACTTTTCAGACAGCGATGACccaaaaagtattttttcccCAAATATCGATTCAGAAATAACCGAAGATTCCTCAAAAATCCCGGAAGACTTAACCGATTccgacaaaaaaaatgtaaccgAAGAAAGCGACGatgaatcattaaaattaattaacgacTCCGGATTTGTTTCTTGTACAACTTCGATTAAAGATTTACGCGAGCTTTACGAAACGACCAAAACTTCCCcggtattaaaaaatatcgagCAAGAAGTTATTAAATCCGATTCAATAAACGATTCGATTCTTCCCCGAGAAGAAAAGATTTCTACCCCAGAAATAACCGAAAAAATCGTCAACGATTTAGATTTCGAATCAACCGATTTAGACCACGATTTTTTTGGAGTAAACGTGTTcgagatgaaattaaaatttgagaGGAAAATCCAAGAAACGAAAAAATCCCAATACAGCAGAATCAACCGTGggttaatcaaaaaatcgaaCCTTGATTTCACCCAAAGTATGCCTAATTTGACCATCGGGAAAGACGACTACGAAAAAGAGAGCTTTTTAAGTTACGACGATAAAACGAACGaatttttaatgcaatttaAAGAGAAGAAACAATTTTGGGATCGTTTAGTTGAAACGGGAAGTTGCGTAAGTTTAAATTCGAACGTCCCATCGATTGAAAatggatttaaattaaaatttgataaaaaaattaataacacttTATCGTTGAATAACATCGAAAATAACGAACCAAAAGTAATACGATCTAACAAAGTTTTCGatcgtattaaaattttcgatcaaaattttaattcggaAAAACACACCTcgcttttaaaaaaaaccaaaaaaaatatcgaattTTATCAATCGGTAAAAAATTCTGAAGGAATCGCGAATATTCACGATTTAATGCACGATTTACCAGTAAACGAggaagatattaattttatggaaGAATCGCGACAACGTTTCGAAAGTGCGCGACATTACTTTCGATCGATAGAACAGATTAATTTGGTTGgatcaaacaaaaaatcagAACCGCAACGAAGCATCAGTATGAAAACGTTACATCAATTTTCCTTAGATAACCTCTATCAAGACAACCCTTTTAATAAGATTCAAAACGGATCTTCGCTTAGGGGCTCGTTAAATAGGGAAGGTATGGCCGAAACTTTAGCCTCAATATCAAGCACCGAAAGTGGACTTGAACGAGATTTCGACGATGAAAACATCGATTTGGAATATTTTCAATTGAGGAAAAAATCGAAACGAAGGAAAAGCGTTAAATCACTCTTCGAGAACCTTAATTATTAA